The Prevotella herbatica genome contains the following window.
AAGAACGGAAGTGGTGCATTAGATTTTAAGGTGTGTCCTCTGTTTGTGATTCTTTTACTTACTTGTCCTATCAACTTGTGGGCAATATTCAAGTTTCATGACAGAAAGTTTCAAGCTCGTCTCTGTGTTGTTAATATATTGCTGATACTTTTGTGGTATGTGGCATATATGTATTTCACAATGTTAGGTGGTCTTGCATTTGAAAATCAAACTTTGCACTTCGCATTTACGGCTTGTC
Protein-coding sequences here:
- a CDS encoding DUF4293 domain-containing protein, whose protein sequence is MIQRRQTLFLLVALILTIVCLSLPVAVFEPTGMGVNTDVYNLWIKNGSGALDFKVCPLFVILLLTCPINLWAIFKFHDRKFQARLCVVNILLILLWYVAYMYFTMLGGLAFENQTLHFAFTACLPFISIVLYIMARHSIIADEKLVRAADRIR